In Labrus mixtus chromosome 13, fLabMix1.1, whole genome shotgun sequence, a single genomic region encodes these proteins:
- the gpr161a gene encoding G-protein coupled receptor 161, with the protein MNTSRNCTALGNGEGLAALESVSIVTITLLACMGNLLIVVTLYRRPYLLTPSNKFVFSLTLSNLLLSMLVLPFVAVSSAKREWVFGVVWCNFTALLYLLISSSSMLTLGAIAIDRYYAVLYPMIYPMKITGNRAVVVIAYVWLHSLVGCLPPLFGWSSFEFDCFKWTCVASWHREPGYTAFWVTWCTLPPFVIMLACYGVIFRVARMKARKVHCGTVVDARDDSAGSQRNGRKNSSTSTSSNGSRRSLVYAGSQCKAFVTILVVIGTFLVTWGPYVGVVCTEALWGQGSVSPGVETLVAWLSFCSAVCHPLIYGLWNKTVRKELLGMCFGDRYYRESFATRQRTSRLFSISNRITDLGMSPHLTAMLAGGGHLLAPGSSTGDTGFSFTQDSCTDVMLLDNFSTDGCSHTQLSGHLTVKRRSSVTFEDQVEHSKAENINTSSVQVQAEVHKSLDTFASCLAKAIESDAKLTMFGEGLTLPLGLFTTRATPRPRYLDGQRLRLESIDEGIVKDDRDDEEELQDVEEKPA; encoded by the exons ATGAACACCAGTAGGAACTGCACCGCGTTGGGGAATGGAGAGGGTCTGGCTGCCCTGGAGTCCGTCTCCATCGTGACCATCACACTCCTGGCCTGCATGGGGAACCTGCTGATCGTGGTAACCCTCTACCGCAGGCCTTACCTGCTGACACCCAGCAACAAGTTTGTGTTTAGCCTGACCCTCTCAAACCTGCTGCTCTCCATGCTGGTGCTGCCATTTGTTGCCGTTAGCTCGGCGAAGAGAGAGTGGGTCTTCGGGGTCGTGTGGTGCAACTTCACTGCCCTGCTCTACCTGCTCATCAGTTCCTCCAGCATGCTCACACTTGGAGCTATCGCCATTGACAG GTACTACGCAGTGCTTTATCCGATGATCTACCCCATGAAGATCACGGGAAACCGGGCAGTCGTTGTCATCGCCTACGTGTGGTTACACTCTCTGGTGGGCTGCCTGCCCCCTTTGTTTGGCTGGTCCTCTTTCGAGTTTGACTGCTTCAAATGGACCTGTGTGGCATCTTGGCACAGGGAGCCGGGCTACACGGCCTTCTGGGTCACCTGGTGCACCCTTCCCCCATTCGTCATAATGCTGGCCTGTTATGGAGTCATTTTCCGAGTTGCTCGCATGAAGGCCAGGAAGGTGCACTGTGGGACGGTTGTTGACGCCCGGGACGACTCTGCCGGATCTCAGAGGAACGGACGCAAGAACTCGAGCACCTCGACCTCCTCTAATGGAAGCCGACGGAGCCTCGTGTACGCTGGGAGTCAGTGCAAGGCCTTCGTCACCATCTTAGTGGTGATCGGCACCTTCCTCGTCACCTGGGGGCCGTACGTCGGGGTGGTGTGCACCGAGGCTCTGTGGGGACAAGGGAGCGTGTCTCCGGGTGTGGAGACTCTGGTAGCGTGGCTGTCTTTCTGCAGCGCCGTGTGCCACCCGCTCATCTACGGCCTTTGGAATAAAACGGTGAGGAAGGAGCTGCTGGGGATGTGCTTCGGAGATCGCTACTACAGAGAGTCATTCGCCACACGGCAAAGGACGTCCCGCCTCTTCAGCATCTCCAATAGAATCACAG ACCTGGGTATGTCCCCACACCTCACGGCCATGCTGGCTGGTGGAGGTCACCTGCTCGCCCCAGGAAGCAGCACGGGAGACACAGGCTTCAGTTTCACTCAGGACTCGT GCACAGACGTGATGCTGCTGGATAACTTCTCCACAGACGGCTGCTCCCACACACAGCTCAGCGGGCATCTGActgtgaagaggaggagctcagTCACCTTTGAAGACCAGGTGGAGCATTCCAAAG CTGAAAACATCAACACGTCTTCTGTTCAAGTCCAAGCAGAGGTGCACAAATCTCTCGACACCTTCGCGTCCTGTCTGGCCAAGGCCATCGAGAGTGACGCCAAGCTCACCATGTTTGGGGAGGGTCTGACTTTGCCGCTGGGACTATTTACAACGAGGGCAACGCCTAGACCGAGATACCTGGACGGTCAGAGACTGAGGCTGGAGAGCATCGATGAAGGTATCGTTAAAGACGAcagagatgatgaagaagagctGCAGGACGTGGAGGAAAAACCAGCCTGA
- the otc gene encoding ornithine transcarbamylase, mitochondrial gives MSNKMLSVNNTVYKCFRTFQNSSLRGFGTGSPSLGSVSLKGRSCLTLKDFSSEEIKRLLWVSGDLKHRIKHEKQYLPLLQGKSIAMIFEKRSTRTRMSTETGFALLGGHPCFLTSQDIHLGVNESSTDTARVLSGLCDIVLARVYGHSTLEELDKEASIPIINGLSDLYHPIQILADYLTLQEHYGSLSGLTVSWIGDGNNVLHSFMMSAAKLGIHLKIATPKGYGPEQSVIQEAQRLSKEHGTQLLLTADPMEAAHGSNVLVTDTWVSMGQEEEKKKRLNDFKGYQITMQTGSVAKPDWTFLHCLPRKMEEVDDEVFYSPRSLVFPEAENRKWTIMGLMVSLLTDYSPQIPMLKF, from the exons ATGTCTAACAAAATGTTATCGGTCAACAACACGGTTTACAAATGTTTCAGAACTTTTCAGAACAGTTCTCTGCGAGGGTTCGG CACGGGGTCTCCCTCCCTCGGTTCAGTGAGTTTAAAGGGTCGCAGCTGTCTCACTCTGAAGGATTTCAGCTCAGAAGAAATCAAGAGGCTGCTGTGGGTCTCAGGGGATCTAAAACATCGgataaaacatgagaaacag taTCTTCCTCTTCTGCAAGGGAAGTCCATCGCTATGATATTTGAGAAGAGGAGCACTAGAACAAGAATGTCCACAGAAACAG GTTTTGCTTTGCTGGGGGGTCACCCCTGTTTCCTCACCTCTCAGGACATCCACCTTGGAGTGAATGAGAGCTCCACAGACACAGCTAG GGTTCTCTCAGGGCTCTGTGATATTGTCTTGGCTCGAGTGTACGGCCACTCCaccctggaggagctggataAGGAGGCCTCTATTCCCATCATAAACGGGCTGTCTGATCTCTACCACCCAATCCAGATTCTGGCTGACTACCTCACTTTACAG GAACATTACGGCTCCTTGAGTGGACTGACGGTGAGTTGGATTGGAGATGGAAACAATGTCCTCCACTCCTTCATGATGTCAGCAGCCAAACTGGGGATTCACCTGAAGATTGCTACACCAAAG GGTTATGGACCAGAGCAAAGCGTTATTCAAGAGGCTCAAAGACTCTCCAAAGag CATGGGACTCAACTTCTTCTGACCGCTGACCCTATGGAGGCCGCCCACGGCAGCAATGTTTTGGTCACTGACACCTGGGTCAGCatgggacaggaggaggagaagaaaaagaggctcAATGACTTTAAAGGTTACCAGATTACAATGCAG acaggaagtgtggcCAAACCCGACTGGACCTTCCTGCACTGTCTCCCAAGAAAAATGGAGGAGGTGGATGACGAGGTATTCTACTCGCCCCGCTCCCTCGTCTTCCCTGAGGCAGAGAACAGAAAGTGGACCATTATg ggTCTGATGGTTTCTCTTCTGACCGACTACTCCCCACAGATCCCAATGCTCAAGTTTTAA